One part of the Anopheles coustani chromosome 2, idAnoCousDA_361_x.2, whole genome shotgun sequence genome encodes these proteins:
- the LOC131262324 gene encoding microfibril-associated glycoprotein 4-like produces MDINDHSLQEIEQASKDRRANIQEKLENVNYTLDTRMQAIEDSLKKHVVESVKSIDDKTQEQMEVLKNLLLNKLDGVLQQQSDQSKLIEETSKTELKKVAENKESQDLLTNSVRNISELSGKSNKILAAHFIYPVTSCRHVANITGKYMISTAENTFPVFCEQTKFAGGWTVIQQRFDGSVDFYRNWTEYRNGFGELEGEFWLGLEKMHQMTRDKPHELIVELQDFHGNYAYARFGLFEIGSEAEMFMLKRLEIYSGIAGHSLQVSLDQRFSTFDRDNDQDNNNCAEDRQGAWWYLWCGYANLNGLYKYAADDRSAMSWYHFKHDWRGMSYSRMMIREIVN; encoded by the exons ATGGATATAAATGATCATTCTTTACAGGAAATTGAACAAGCCTCAAAAGATAGGCGTGCAAATATACAGGAAAAGCTGGAGAATGTGAACTATACGCTCGACACGCGAATGCAAGCAATAGAAGACTCTTTGAAGAAG CATGTGGTGGAAAGTGTGAAGTCTATCGATGATAAAACACAGGAACAAATGGAAGTCCTGAAGAACTTGTTACTCAACAAGTTAGATGGTGTTCTACAGCAACAAAGTGATCAAAGCAAATTGATCGAAGAAACGTCAAAAACTGAGCTCAAGAAAGTAGCAGAGAACAAAGAATCACAAGACTTACTAACAAATTCGGTACGCAATATAAGTGAACTTTCGGGAAAAAGCAATAAGATTCTTGCGGCGCACTTTATATACCCCGTCACCTCATGTCGTCACGTAGCAAATATAACGGGCAAATATATGATCAGTACAGCGGAAAATACCTTCCCAGTTTTTtgcgaacaaacaaaattcgCCGGTGGCTGGACGGTCATCCAACAGAGGTTTGACGGGTCGGTCGATTTTTATAGAAACTGGACTGAATACCGTAACGGATTCGGGGAGCTTGAAGGTGAATTCTGGCTCGGGCTCGAGAAAATGCATCAAATGACGAGAGACAAACCGCACGAGCTAATCGTTGAGTTGCAAGATTTTCACGGTAACTACGCGTACGCTAGGTTCGGATTATTTGAGATCGGCAGCGAAGCCGAGATGTTCATGTTGAAGAGATTAGAGATATACTCAGGGATAGCAGGACATTCGTTGCAAGTCAGCTTGGATCAGAGGTTTAGCACGTTCGATCGTGACAATGACCAAGATAATAACAACTGTGCGGAGGATCGCCAAGGAGCCTGGTGGTACTTATGGTGCGGTTACGCCAACTTGAACGGACTGTACAAGTACGCGGCGGATGATCGGAGTGCGATGTCGTGGTACCACTTCAAACATGACTGGCGTGGTATGTCTTACTCGCGAATGATGATTCGTGAGATTGTGAATTAA
- the LOC131266705 gene encoding uncharacterized protein LOC131266705: protein MATPRAFGILNNQNLVQGNLPVGKSIASSKSGETRPSSFALKDLTNKKQRTAVHQDAKGKTHNGPTDSSLEAQATSIVQQVSKDFTKPAVPRKTQPKIWYDDPFKPQDAEYAWGQANCLREDLLDQMLDIPEVTIERKRLRATPAQSDLLDFPDFDATWNYYETAPPKPLELPVDDFPLVDIPDLEFMF, encoded by the exons ATGGCGACCCCTCGTGCTTTCGGAATACTTAACAACCAGAACCTTGTGCAAGGAAACCTGCCGGTTGGAA AATCCATTGCGTCGTCGAAGAGCGGTGAAACGCGTCCATCTTCTTTCGCGCTCAAGGATCTAACCAACAAGAAGCAGCGGACAGCGGTACACCAAGATGCCAAAGGAAAAACGCACAACGGACCGACCGATAGCTCCCTGGAAGCGCAGGCGACCTCAATTGTGCAGCAAGTGAGCAAGGACTTCACGAAGCCAGCCGTACCCCGGAAGACGCAGCCTAAAATCTGGTATGATGACCCCTTTAAACCCCAAGATGCAGAATACGCATGGGGTCAGGCAAACTGCCTCCGGGAAGACCTGCTCGACCAGATGCTCGATATTCCTGAAGTAACGATCGAGCGGAAACGTTTACGTGCCACACCCGCTCAGTCGGATCTGCTAGATTTTCCAGACTTCGATGCGACATGGAATTACTACGAAACAGCCCCACCGAAGCCACTCGAGCTTCCGGTGGACGATTTCCCACTGGTGGACATCCCAGATTTAGAATTTATGTTCTAA
- the LOC131266703 gene encoding DNA fragmentation factor subunit beta — MFNLFTSAKTEKQGLQGYKITDVERTRKYGVAANSLRMLRAKASEKFKIAECRVYLAQDGVEVTDEDYFRTLPAQVLFVVADKDTIVKTDFELMYNAIKATHTELLNAGELARQFVNNNQPEISKILYDAQRGRDDLIKRSSRTEHEEWFEGIDDRAVKTKEEVMKRRGQDRIRGYFYKTKDELTKCSMYRANPIARELIDEMLELFRQLLLGFDYFSCMFDRSCQRRITLEEPDDKGDETDAQRIPPKKLKLVVKNSLGKNCRIERYNVALCGERGDFRCMGLWNDERCRYDGHRINPYASREHLILFQVWNLDHQVEISRAVLPSILDNVERMVAADADGVICKLHGRRGKKLSVITYFLELFTLHNLKLVHIVCHDKGVHELISNGAIICDRCEEYKYIKQFQRNVRSNEDALL, encoded by the exons ATGTTCAACCTGTTCACGTCGGCTAAAACGGAGAAGCAGGGACTGCAGGGCTACAAGATAACTGATGTCGAGCGGACCCGCAAGTACGGGGTAGCGGCCAACTCACTTCGCATGCTCCGAGCGAAGGCGTCCGAAAAATTCAAG ATTGCCGAATGCCGCGTCTATCTTGCACAGGATGGCGTGGAGGTGACCGACGAGGACTATTTTCGGACTTTACCGGCCCAGGTATTGTTCGTCGTGGCGGACAAGGATACGATTGTGAAAACGG ATTTTGAACTAATGTACAATGCCATCAAAGCAACCCACACGGAGCTGCTCAATGCGGGTGAATTGGCTCGGCAGTTTGTGAACAACAATCAGCCGGAAATTTCCAAGATCCTGTACGACGCACAGCGCGGCCGGGACGATCTTATCAAGCGTAGCTCCCGGACGGAGCACGAAGAATGGTTTGAGG GAATTGATGATCGAGCGGTAAAGACGAAGGAAGAAGTAATGAAACGGCGCGGTCAGGATCGAATCCGTGGTTACTTTTACAAAACCAAGGACGAACTGACGAAATGTTCCATGTACCGGGCGAACCCGATCGCCCGCGAGTTAATCGACGAAATGCTCGAGCTGTTCCGGCAGCTGCTACTTGGATTTGACTATTTTAGCTGCATGTTCGACCGGAGCTGCCAACGGCGAATCACGCTGGAAGAACCGGACGACAAGGGTGACGAAACGGACGCCCAGCGCATTCCGCCGAAGAAGCTGAAACTGGTGGTTAAAAACTCACTCGGTAAAAACTGTCGCATCGAGCGATACAATGTGGCTCTGTGCGGCGAACGGGGAGACTTTCGGTGCATGGGCCTCTGGAATGACGAACGGTGCCGGTACGATGGACACCGGATCAATCCGTACGCGAGCCGGGAACACTTGATCCTGTTTCAGGTGTGGAATCTCGATCATCAGGTGGAAATAAGCCGCGCCGTGCTGCCCTCCATCCTGGACAATGTTGAGCGTATGGTGGCGGCCGACGCGGACGGGGTTATCTGCAAGCTGCACGGGCGCCGGGGCAAGAAACTGTCTGTGATAACGTACTTTCTGGAGCTGTTTACGCTGCACAACTTGAAGCTGGTGCACATCGTGTGCCACGATAAGGGTGTCCACGAGTTGATCTCGAATGGTGCCATCATTTGCGATCGGTGCGAGGAATACAAGTACATTAAGCAATTCCAACGGAACGTACGTTCCAACGAGGACGCGTTGCTGTAG